TGGATGGCCTGCCCTTCCTGGCCGACAGCTACGACGCCTCCAAGAAGCTCTACGCCGCCCAAAAGCCCTTCCTGGAAAAGAAGCTGGCTGAGCAGGGAATGATGTTGCTGTACGCGGTGGCCTGGCCTCCACAAGGCATCTACACCAAGAAGCCGCTGGCCTCTGCCGCTGACCTCAAGGGCATCAAGTGGCGCGCCTACAGCCCTGCCACCGCCCGCATTGCCGAGCTGGTCGGTGCCCAGCCCGTGACGGTGCAGGCTGCGGAGTTCTCGCAGGCCCTTGCCACGGGCGTGGTCGAATCGACAATGACCTCGGGCGCCACCGGTGTGGACAGCAAGCTGTACGAGCACCTCAAGTTCTACTACGACACCCAGGCCTGGCTGCCCAAGAACGCCGTGCTGGTGAACAAGAAGGCGTTTGACGCGCTGGACAAGCCCAGCCAGGAAGCGCTGCTGAAGGCCGGTGCCGACGCCGAAGCCCGCGGCTGGGCCAACAGCGCCAAGGTCAACACCGACACCGTCGCCAAGCTCAAGGCCAACGGCATGGACGTGGTGACACCACCGGCCGCACTGAAGGCCGACATGGCCAAGGTGGGTGACACCATGCTCAAGGAATGGCTGAACAAGGCCGGCCCCGAAGGCAAGGCGCTCATCGACGCCTACCGCAAATAAGCCCAGGCGCCCACGCACATGCGTCGTCTGCTGGACTTTCTGTACGACAGCGCCGCCGCCCTGGCGGCGCTTTTCATGGTCGGCTTGTTGGGGATGGTGCTGCTGTCCATCGCCAGCCGGCAGTTCCACTTTCACGTGCCGGGCACGGACGCCTATGCGGGTTACCTGATGGCCGCATCGGGCTTTCTGGCGCTCGCCCACACCTTGAAGCGCGGCGAGCACATCCGCGTCACGCTGTTGCTCAACTTTTTGAAGGGCGGCGCCAAGAAGGCGTTCGAGATCTGGGCTTTGGCCATTGCCACACTGCTGGCCGTGCTGTTTGCGGTGTACAGCTGCAAGCTGGCCTGGCAGTCGCACGAGTTCCACGACATCTCCACCAGCAGCGACGCCACACCCCTGTGGATTCCGCAGATCGCCATGGCCGTGGGCACGGTGATTCTGGCCATCGCGTTCCTGGACGAGCTGGTGCTGGAGATGATGGGCAAGCGTGTAGATGCCTCGTCTGGCGAAGCATTGCGCAATGAATAAACCTGGCACAACCAACCATGAGTGACCTCGCCATAACCGGCCTGCTCGTACTGTCGCTGTTCCTGATTCTGGGCAGCGGCGTATGGATCGGGCTCACCCTCTCCGGCGTCGCCTGGATCGCCATGCAGCTGTTCTCTGCCCGCCCGGCGGGCGATGCGATGGCAGTGACCATCTGGGGTAGCGCCTCCAGCTGGACGCTCACGGCCCTGCCCCTGTTCATCTGGATGGGTGAAATCCTGTTCCGCACCCGCTTGTCGCAAGACATGTTCAAGGGCCTGGCCCCTTGGGTGCAGGCGCTGCCGGGCCGGCTGCTGCACACCAACGTGGTGGGCTGCACCATCTTTGCCGCTGTGTCGGGGTCCAGCGCTGCCACCTGCGCCACCATCGGCAAGATGACGCTGCCCGAGCTGACGCGCCGGGGCTACCCCGAACACATGGTGGTGGGCACGCTGGCGGGTGCCAGCACGCTGGGTCTGTTGATCCCGCCGTCCATCATCATGATCGTGTACGGCGTGTCGGCCGAGGTGTCGATCTCGCAGCTGTTCATTGCGGGTGTGCTGCCGGGCATCCTGCTGGCGGCACTTTTCTCGGGCTACATCATGCTGTGGGCGCTGCGCCACCCGGAGCAGGTGCCCGCCGCCGATGTGCGCATGAGCTTCATGCAAAAGCTGTCGGAATCGCGCAGCCTGATCCCCGTGGTGCTGCTGATTGCAGCCGTGCTGGGCTCCATCTACACCGGTTTTGCCACCGCCACCGAGGCAGCGGCCGTGGGCGTGGTGGGCTCGCTGGTGCTGTCGGCCGTGCAGGGCTCGATGACCTGGGGCACGTTCAAGGACTCGCTGATGGGCGCCACGCGCCTGTACTGCATGATCGCGCTGATCCTCGCGGGTGCTGCGTTCCTCACGCTGGCCATGGGCTACATCGGATTGCCGCGCCACCTGGCGGAGTGGATAGCGTCGCTGGGCTTGAACCAGGCGCAGCTCATCGTGGCACTGGCGGTTTTCTACATCATCCTGGGCTGCTTTCTGGATGGCATCTCGATGGTGGTGCTGACCATGGGCGTGCTCATGCCCACGGTGCAGGCTGCGGGCATCGACCCAATCTGGTTCGGCATCTTCATCGTGCTGGTGGTGGAGATGGCGCAGATCACACCGCCCGTGGGCTTCAACCTGTTTGTGCTGCAGGGCATGACGGGGCGCCAGCTGCCCTGGATTGCCAAGGTGGCCATGCCCATGTTCTTCCTGATGTGTGGCGCCGTGGCGTTGATCTATGTCTTCCCTGGCATCGTGACCTGGTTGCCACAGCAGATGTCGGCGCGCTGAACATACCGGCCACCAGCAGACACGACCAAGCGGGGCGCCCCCACCGGGGACGCCCCGCTTGGCGTTTTGAGGGATGGAGAGCAGCCCGTCCGACGCCTCAAAATCCAGCGACAATGCCCCGATGTTGAACGTTCTTGCCATCTGCATCGGCGCCTGTGTGGGCGCACTGGCGCGCTGGCGCCTGGGCCTGTGGCTCAGCCCCGGCGGGCTGATTCCCTGGGGCACCCTCGCCGCCAACCTGGTGGGCGGCTACCTGATTGGCGTGTGTGTGGCCGTGTTCCACGCCATGCCCCAGTTGGACCCTGTGTGGCGGCTGGCGCTGGTCACCGGGTTTCTGGGCGCGCTCACCACCTTCTCCAGCTTCTCGGCCGAAGTCGTTGAGATGCTGATGGTGCAGCGCTACGCCCTGGCACTGGGCACCACCGCACTGCATCTGCTGGGCTCCCTGGGCCTCACAGTGCTTGGCATGCAAAGTGCTTCGTATTTCATAGCATCTCGCGCTTGATATTCCAGCACTAGCACGTCATTTCGTCATCAATCCACGCCACACTGCATGGGCCCAAACCTGCTGCTGCCGGTGCTGCCCCGCTCTTCTCTGTTCACCTACCGATACGCGAGCCCCTCATGGAAGCCAACACCCAACTCAATGAACGCCGCCTGGCCGATGCCTGGGCCGAGCTGCACAACCACGCCCACAACGGCAACCCCCTGCAGGCCGATGCCAATCGCATGGCCTTTGCCGACCCCGAATTCATGTTCCGCCGCGAAACGCGCGGCATCCGCTTTCAGCTCGAAATGCTCAAGCCCGACCTGGGCCAGGCCGAACAAGGCATTGAAAGCACCGTGGTGGTGTACGGCAGTGCGCGCTTTGTGGCGCCCGACGAAGCCGCAGCCCAGCTGGCCGACGCCGAAGCCAGTGGCGATGCCGAGCGCGTGCGCCGCGCACGCCTGGCCGTGCGCAACGCGGGCTATTACGACCTGGCCCGCCAGTTCGCCAAGCTGGTGGCCGACTACAGCGAGCGTCAGCGCCCTGCCGACCGCATCTACATCTGCACCGGCGGCGGCCCGGGCATCATGGAGGCCGCCAACCGGGGCGCCCACGATGCGGGCGCACTGAACGTGGGCCTGAACATTGCCCTGCCCCACGAGCAAAGCGGCAACCGCTTCATCTCGCCCTCGCTGTCCTTCAAGTTCCACTACTTCGCGCTGCGCAAGATGCATTTCATGATGCGTGCCAAGGCGCTGGTGGCCTTCCCTGGCGGCTTTGGCACGCTGGACGAGCTGTTTGAAGTGCTGACCCTGGTCCAGACCAAAAAGGCCAAGCCCGTGCCCATTGTGCTGTTCGGCACGGACTACTGGAAGCGCCTCATCAACTTCGATGTACTGGTGGAAGAAGGCACCATCTCTGCGCAGGACCTCAACCTGTTTCACTACACCGATGAACCCCAGGAAGCCTGGGATTTGATTCGGGCGTTTTACAAGCTCTGACGGTAGTCGCGACACGATGCTGGTGCCCCGGAGCACCAGTATCGCGGCGCACCCGTCAAGTGCGGCGCCCCATCAGCCAAGCCTGGCGGGAACCTAAGCCCACGCAGACCCCGACCACCCAGAACAGCCCTCCCACGCCAATCACCGCCCCGGCCGAGCCAAACAGCATGGGCATGAGCACGCTGGATGCATTGATGGCCATGAGCCGCAGGCCCAGTGCCTCGCCGTGGCGCGCTGGCGGCGTGATCTGGTGCAGCAGGCTCATCACCATGGGCTGTACCGAGCCCAGCGCAAACCCGAGCAGCACCGAACAAACGCCCATGGCCAGCGCACTGTGCAGCAGCGGGTACACACCAAACAGCACGGCGGTTGCCACCATGGCGCCCGCCACCACCACCCGCTCGCGCAGCCGCTCGGCCACGATGGGCATCAGCACCCGGATGACGGCAGCGGCAATTGCAAACGCGCCCAGGATGGAGCCGATGACCGACGCCGACAGGCCCCGCTCGTGCCCGAGCAGCGGCACCACAAAGGTGTGCACATCCCAACATGAGGACAAGATCCAGTTGACCAGCAGCAGGCGGCGAAACGACGGCTCGTTCATCAGGTCCCACGCGCGCTGGGGGGGGCCGCCTGCGGCCGCGATCACGGGCGGCAGCTCGACCGTGTCGCGCACCCAGAACCAGGTGAGCAGGGGCAGCACGGCCATCAGCGCGAAGGCGGCGCGGTAGCCTTCCACGCTGCCTGCCGCGCTGCCCGCGTTGTCGATCATGAGCCCCGCACAGAAGGGCCCGATGAAGTTGGACACCGCAGGCCCGATGGCCAGCCAGCTGAACACTTGCTTGAGCTGCGTGGCGTCGTGCGCGGCGCGCCCCACGTGGCGCTGCAGCGCAATGATCGCGGCGCCGCTGGCGCCACCGGTCATCAACGCCGCCAGGCACAACACCGGAAAAACGGGGAACACCAGCGCCAGCGCCGCCCCGACCGATGCCACCGCCACCGCGTAGCCCACGGGGCGCTTGAGGCCGTGCCGGTCTGCATAGCGCCCTGCGGGCAGGGCCAGAAAGACCTGCGTGAGGGCAAACAGTGCCAGCAACACCCCCACGGCCGCAGCACTGTGGCCCTCGCGCAGGGCGAGCAGCGGAGCGGCCAGACGCATGCCCGCCATGCAGGCGTGCACGCAGATCTGGCCCGCAATCAGGCGCGCCAGAGCCCAGTTCACTGCAGGTCTTCCTCGGGGTCCAGACCGGGCAATGCCGACGTGCTGCCGCCCACCAGCGGACCGGCCGCGCCGGGCGCAGGCAATTCCTGCACATCGCGCAGCTTGCGCTGGATGGCGCGGGTGCGCACGCCCACCTCGTCAAACTTCTTGGCGGCGGCGTCGATGGACTTTTTGGTGGCCTCGACCACATCGCCAAACTTGGCGAATTCGGTCTTGACCATGCCCAAGAGGCTCCAGACCTCCGACGAGCGCTTTTCAATCGCCAGCGTCTTGAAACCCATCTGCAGGCTGTTGAGCATGGCGGCCAGATTGGCCGGCCCGGTGATCATCACGCGGCAGTCGTTCTGCACGGCCTCGACCAGACCGGGGCGGCGCATGACTTCGGCGAACAGGCCTTCGGTAGGCAGGTAGAGCACGGCAAAGTCGGTGGTGTGCGGGGGCGAGACGTACTTGGCGAAGATCTTCTTGGCTTCGAGCTTGATCGAGGTCTCGAACGCGTTGCCCGCCGACAGGATGGCCGCCTTGTCGGCCGCGTCCTGCGCGTCCAGCAGGCGCTGGTACTGCTCCACGGGGTACTTGGAGTCGATGGGCAGCCACACCGGATGCTCGTCGCTCTTGCCGGGCAGGCGGATCGCAAACTCCACCAGCTCGTCGCTGCCCGGCACAGTCTTGACGTTGCGCGCGAACTGGTCGGGCGTCAGCACGTTGTCGATGATGGCGCCCAGCTGCATTTCGCCCCAGGTGCCGCGCGTCTTCACGTTGGTCATCACGCGCTTCAAGTCGCCCACACTGCCCGCCAGGGTCTGCATCTCACCCAGGCCCTTGTGCACTTGTTCGAGCCGGTCGCTGACGAGTTTGAAGGACTCGCCGAGGCGCTGCTCCAGCGTGGCGTGGAGTTTTTCGTCCACTGTGCGGCGCATTTCTTCGAGCTTGGTGGCGTTGTCGGCCTGTATGGCGGCCAGCCGCTCGTTGAGCGCGTTGCGCAGCTGCTCAGCGTTGTGCTGGCTGCCCTGCACCATGCCGGTGAGCTGCTGCGACACGGCGTCTTGCAGCACCGAGAACTGGTTCTTGATCTGAAAGCCGTTGGCTTCGAGCTGGTCCTTGAGCGCGGTGGACATGGCGCCCAGCTGCGTCTGGATGTCGCCCTTGAGCGAGTCGAGCGTGAGGCGCGTGGCGGCCTGCAGGGCCTCAAAGCGCTCCTGGATGCGCTTTTCAAAAAGCGCCGTGCTTTCGGCCATGGCTTCTCGGGACTTGACGCTTTCGGCCGCCAGCGCGGCGGTGGTGGTGGTCAGCTCGGTGCGAAAGCCCACCAAGGTGGCCGACAGCTCGGTGCGCGCAGCTGCCGCGTCGGCCTGGCCCTGGGCCAGATGGGCCAGCAGAGCCTTGCTGCTCTCTTCCAGCCGACCCGCCACGGCGTTCTGCAAGGCGTCAAACCGCTGGGCCAGGGCGGCGTCTTGCGCGGCCTGGCGCTGCGTCAGCGCCGCATCGAAAGCCGCCAGGCGTTGGTCAAGCCGCCCTTCAAACACGCCGAAAGCTGCCAGCAGCTCCGCCCGGCCGTTGCGGGACTCTGCCACCGCCTGGGCCAGTCGCTCATCCACCGCGTGGCGCAGGGTCTCCAGCGTGGACTGTGTGGTCTGGGTAAAGCCGCGCAGCTGCTGCCCCATGCCGTCCAGCGCGCCGTCATTCTTGGCCACGGCAATCTGCGTGGCCTGCGTGGTTTGCTCCAGCGACTGCAGGCGTGCCAGCCACTCGGGCGGCAGATCCACGCGGGGACGGCGCAGCAACAGCACCACCAGAAGAACCAGCGCCAGTGCCAGCGCTGCCAGGAGAACAAGGGTGTCAGTGGTCAAGGTTTACTATGGTTTTGATAGCTATCAGCGCATGATCGACTAGCGCATCCGGTCGATTGGACTCGAAACTTGAAATCAACCCAGGCTGGCAGGCCGATTGACCGGTGTGAGCGGCCCGCGCCCGTCGAAGAACGCGATCAGATTGTCCGCCGCCAGGTTGGCCATGGCGCGCCGGGTGGGCACGGTGGCGCTGGCAATGTGCGGGGTGAGCACCACGTTGGGCACGGTCAGCAGATCGGGGTGCACGCTGGGTTCGCCTTCAAACACATCCAGCCCTGCAGCCGCGATGCGGCGCTCGCGCAGGGCCACCGCCAGCGCCGCGTCGTCCACGATGCCGCCACGCGCGATGTTGACCAGCGTGGCCGTGGGCTTCATTAGCATCAGCTCAGGCGCGCCAATGGTGTGGTGCGACGCTGCCGTGTAGGGCACCACCAGCACCACGTGGTCTGCGGTTCGCAGCAGCTCTTCCTTGCCCACATAGGTGGCCTTGCATTCGGCCTCCAGCGCGGGCGACAGGCGCGAGCGGTTGTGGTAGATCACCTTCATGCCAAAGCCGTGTGCGCCGCGCTTGGCAATGCCCTGTCCGATGCGGCCCATGCCGATGATGCCCAGCGTGCTGCCGTGGATGTCGCTGCCCGCGAACATGTCATAGCTCCACTTGGTCCACTTTCCGGCCCGCAGGTAATGCTCGCTCTCGGTCATGCGGCGGGCCGTGGCCATAAGCAATGCAAAGCCAAAGTCGGCCGTGGTCTCGGTAAGCACATCGGGCGTGTTGGTGCCCTGCACGCCAGCCGCCGTCATGGCGTCCACGTCAAAGTTGTTGTAGCCCACGGCCATGTTGGCGCAGATCTTGAGGCGCGGCGCGGCGGCGAGCAGCGCGCCGTCGATGCGCTGGCTGCCGGTGGTCAGGACACCGTCCTTGTCGGCCAGGCGCGAAGCCAACTCTTGCGGGGCCCAGATCACGTCGTCGGGGTTGGCTTCGACGTCGAAATGCTCACGCAGACGGTCCACGATGTCGGGAAAGATCGCGCGGGCGACCAAGATGCGGGGTTTGCTCATAAGTCTTCAATCTCCAAACTATTCGCAAGGCACGTCGGCCTATAAAAACTGGCGTGGACCAAGCCAGCGGCCGCCGAGCAAAGGCCGCCCTGCAGCGAGGGCGGCGTCCCCCTTCCCGCAGCGCGCAGCGGTGCGAGAGAAGGAGGAAGCGGCGCAGCCGCTCAGGGGGATGTTCACTATCTAAACCAGATGAAAGTCATGACGATAAAGAGCGGCACCAGAATGCCCCCCGACCACAGCATGTAGCCGAAGAAGCTGGGCATCTTCACGCCCCGGTCTTCGGCAATGGCCTTGACCATCATGTTGGGCGCATTGCCGATGTAGCTGTTGGCGCCCATGAACACCGAGCCGGCCGAGATGGCAGCCAGCGTGGGGGCCAGGGTGGTCATCAGCACGGCGGGGTCGCCCCCGGCGGTGTTGAAGAAGACCAGGTAGGTCGGCGCGTTGTCGAGGAAGGAGCTGAGCAGCCCGGACGCCCAGAAGTACATGGCCGGGTCGGGGGTGCCGTCCGGCCGCGTGACGGCGGACACCACGGCGCCAAACGGACCATTGACGCCCGCCTTGAGCATGGCAATGACCGGAATGATGGTGAGGAAGATACCCGCAAACAGCTTGGCCACCTCCTGCATGGGGCCCCAGCTGAACTGGTTGTCTTCATGCACCTGTTTGGGCGTGATGCGCAGGGACACCAGCGCCACGATGATCAGGCCCACATCCCGCACGATACCGGGCAGACCCACTTCGGCCCCGGCGATGGTGAACGCGACCTGCGATTTCCACAGGCCGCTGAGCAGCACCAGCGCCACCACCACACCCAGCAGCGCAAAGTTGGCCTTGCCGTCAAAGCCGATGGCTTTGGTGTCGGGGGTGGGGTCGGCCTTGAGCACCTCTTCGCGCCGGTGGTAGTACCAGGAGTCCATCACGAAAAAGAGGGCGAGCAGGGAGCCGACCAGGAACAGGGTCTCGGGGAAGATGTGGCTCACCGTCCAGAAGAAGTCCACGCCCTTCAGGAAGCCCAGGAACAGCGGCGGGTCGCCCAGCGGCGTGAGCGAGCCCCCGGCGTTGGAGACGATGAAGATAAAAAACACCACCACATGCGCCGTGTGCTTGCGGTTGTCATTGGCGCGGATCAACGGGCGGATGAGCAGCATCGACGCCCCCGTGGTGCCCATGACGCTAGCCAGCACCGCGCCAATAGCGAGGATGGCGGTATTGAGCGCCGGGCTGCCATGCAGGTTGCCCCGGATGTAGATGCCCCCCGCCACGGTGAACAGCGCAGTGAGCAAGATGACGAACGGAATGTATTCGGCCACCAGCGCGTGGACAAAACTTGCGCCCGCTGCGCCCGGGCCAAACACCAGCGCAAACGGCACCAGAAAAGCCAGCGCCCAGCCGGCTGCAACCTTGCCAAAGTGGTGGTGCCAGAAGATAGGAGCCAACAGCGGCATCAAGGCAATCGACAGCAGAATGCCGGCAAAGGGCACGCCCCACAGCACCGACAGCGCACTGCCATCAATATCGGCCGCCAGTGCCAGACCCGGCAACGCCGCCAGTAGGCCGGCCACTGCCAGCCCGCGCGAAAATTTCATGGTTCTTGTCTCCGTCTCATTGCTAAAAATCAGGGGGCGCAGGGCCATGGCACCTGCGGGGCACGGTCACACCGGCGAAGGGATATCAAACACCTGGCGCAGGTAGGCCAGGTACTTCTCGTCATCACACATGCCCTTGCCCGGCGTGTCGGACAGCTTGGCCACCGGCTGGTCGTTACAGCGTGTCATCTTGATGACCACCTGCAAGGGCTCGTGGGCTGGTGGGCTGCCGAGGTCGTTGGTCAGATTGGTGCCAATGCCAAACGCCAGCTGGCAGCGGCCCCGGAACTGCTGGTACAGCTCGATGGTGCGCGGGATGGTGAGTGCGTCGCTGAAGATCAGCGTCTTGGTCAGCGGGTCCACGCGATTCTTGCGGTAGTGGTCCAGCAGGCGCTCGCCCCAGGCAAACGGGTCGCCGCTGTCATGGCGGGCTCCGTCGAACAGCTTGCAGAAGTACAGGTCAAAGTCGCGCAGGAAGGCGCTCATGCCGTACACGTCCGACAGCGCAATGCCCAGGTCGCCCCGGTATTCCTTGGCCCACATCTCGAAGCCGAACACCTGGCTGTCGCGCAGCCTCGGGCCCAGCGCTTGGCAGGCCTGCAGATACTCGTGCGCCATGGTGCCCAAAGGGGTCACGCCCAGCTTCATCGCGTACAGCACGTTGCTGGTGCCCGCAAACTGCCCAGGGCCTGCGGGTGCACCCGGGCGGCGGTCGCCGGTGCCCAGGCGGGCCACCAGCACGCGCAGCACTTCTTCGTGCCAGGCGCGGCTGAAGCGGCGGCGTGTGCCGTAGTCGGCAATCTTAAGGTCCGACAGGCCCTCGCCCTGCAGCAGTGCGATCTTGGCATCGAGCCGGCGGCGGCCTTCCGGAAAGTCGGGCACCTTCTGCGTGTTGCGAAAGTACACCTCGTTGATGATGGCCAGCACCGGGATCTCGAACAGGATGGTGTGCAGCCAGGGCCCGCGGATGGTGATGTCGATCTCGCCATTGTGCTGGGGCACGACGGTGATGTATTTCTCGTTGAGCCTGAACAGCCCCAGAAAGTCCACGAAGTCGCTCTTGATGAACCGCAGCGACCGCAGGTAGGTCAGTTCGGCATCCTGAAAATGCAGGCTGCACAGCGAACGGATCTCGTCGCGGATCTCGTTAGCAAACGGCGCCAGCTGCACGCCGGGGTTGCGGCACTTGAACTTGTATTCGACCTGCGCGCCCGGAAACTGGTGCAGCACCACCTGCATCATGGTGAACTTGTACAGGTCGGTGTCGAGCAGGCTGGTGATGATCATGGACAGGGCAAGCCTCAGAAACCGCGCACGCTGGGCACGCGATGCTCCGGCCGCAGACCGGACAACAAAGCCGCAAAGTGTAGGCCATCACGGCGTCCGGTGCGCGGCACGGCGGGCGGCGTCAGCCAGTGTTCAGCCGCCGTCGGCAATTCAGGCTGTTCTGGGCCCAGGCGCACCTTGCAGTTGCGCCTGGCGCTATCAAATCAGTAGCTACGGTTTGCAGCTACTGATCAGCCGCCAATCAACGACCTGTCAGCCGGGCATGACCAGCGCCTGCAGCACATTGCGCAATGCGTCTGGCACAGCCACCGGGCGGCGGGTTTCACGGTCCACGTACACATGGATGAAGTGCCCCGCCGCCGCAGTCAGCGGCTCGCCCTGCGCAAACAGGCCCACCTCGTAACGCACGCTGGAGCCCCCCAGCCGCGCCACGCGAATGCCCGCCTCCACGGTCTGCGGGAACGCCAGTGGCGCGAAGTAATTGCATTGGGTCTCGATGACCAGGCCGATGGTCTGGCCCGCATGGATGTCCAGCACGCCCTGGTCGATCAGATGGGCGTTCACCGCCGTGTCGAACCAGCTGTAGTACACGACGTTGTTCACATGCCCATAAACGTCGTTGTCGGCCCAGCGTGTGGTGATGGGGCGAAACACGCGGTAGGCGCTGCGCGGCTGCGGAGCCGGGCGGACCGGCGCGGAAGAAGCGACAGGAGAGGGGCTGGCGGCAGAGGTCATGGCCGCACATTCTGCCAGCGCTGGTGGTACTGCCAGGCCACGCGCCAGGTGGTAAGTTGCGCCTGCAGCGTGTCCTCCAGGTCGTTGCCATAACCGCCCGCCATCACGAACACCGTGGGAATGCGCCGCTGCCAGGCCCAGTCAAACACCCGCCGGTCGCGTGCCTCCAGCCCATCGTGGGTGACGGCGAGACGCCCCAGCCGGTCACCCACGTGGGGGTCCGCCCCCGCCAGATAAAACACAAGATCCGGCTTGCAGCGGTGGTCCAGCGTCTCCAAGGCCTGGTCCAGCGCGTGCAGGTACTCATCATCCGCACACCCGTCGGGCAGTTCCACATCCAAGTCGCTCGGCTCCTTGCGAAACGGAAAGTTGCGTGCGCCATGCAGCGACAGGGTGAACACGCTGTCGTCCCCCTGAAAGATATGGGCTGTGCCGTTGCCTTGGTGCACATCCAGGTCGATCACCGCCACCTGCAGCGGCCAGCCCGAGCCATCGTTCAGGTGGTCGGCCTGTGCCTGCCGGGCAGCCACCGCCACATCGTTGAACACACAAAAGCCACTGCCTTTGTCGGCATACGAGTGGTGCGTGCCGCCAGCCAGGTTGCCCGCCACCCCCTCGCGCCACGCGGCGCGGGTAGCGGCCAGGGTGGCGCCCACCGAGCGGCGCGCGCGCTCAGCCATGGCCGGGCTCCAGGGAAAGCCGATCTCCCGCTGGGCGGCGGGCGCGAGCGTGCCGTGGTCCACGGCGTTTATGTACTGCGGGCTGTGCACGCGCGCCAGCGCCTCATCGGATGCGGGCAGTGCCTCTTTCAGTACGGCGCCCGGCAAATGCTCTGCAATCCGGTCGCGCAGCATGCGGTACTTGGCCATGGGGAAGCGGTGACCCTCGGGCAGGGGCAACACGAAGTGGTCGGCGTAGTAAGCATGCATGACACGATTGTGGCAAGCCGAGGATTTCTGGGTGATCGTGTCTAATTTGCTGCGTTGCAACAAAAACCCCTTGCAATAGCGCCGCAAGTCCCTAAAATTCAACCCATGCTGCACTGCAACATGACTATCAGGTCAAGGTCAGCGCAGATGTCTGTGAACCACCCCGGCCCCATGGGCCCTCATTTTTAGGAGATATGACATGTCGCTGACCGCAGAACAAATCCTGGCATCCCACAAGGCCAACATCGAAACCCTGTTTGGCCTGACCTCCAAGGCTTTCGAAGGCGTGGAAAAGCTGGTCGAACTGAACGTGACCGCTTCGCGCGCTGCGCTGTCCGAAGCCGCCAACCACACGCAAGCCGTGCTGGCCGTGAAGGACGCCCAAGAACTGCTGGCCCTGCAAGCCGGCCTGTTCCAGCCCCTGGCTGAAAAGACCGCTGCTTACAGCCGCCACCTGTATGACATCGCTTCGGGCACCGGTGCCGAGTTCGGCAAGGCTTTCGAAGCCCAGGCCACCGACGCACAGAAGGCTTTCACCAACCTGGTGGACAGCGCCGCCAAGAACGCCCCCGCCGGTTCCGAAACCGCTGTGGCCGTGATGAAGAGCGCCGTGTCTGCCGCCAACAACGCGTTTGAGTCGGTACAAAAGGCTGTGAAGCAAGCGTCTGATGTGGCTGAAGCCAACTTCAACGCCGTGGCCAACACCGCTGCCAACGCTGCCAAGACGGCCGCTCCCCGCAAGCGTTAATCGCCCTACCTGCGGTCTGGAGTGCAACCTCTAGGCCGTGTTCAGGGAATACCCTGATAATTCAACCCATGCGCTGCTGACCTTGTCGACAGCGCCTCAGTTGTCTCCTTGGATCCTCTCGAAACCCCCGTTTCAAGGATCCTTTTAAAGCCCGGTTTTACGACCGGGCTTTTTTTTGGCCTGACCACCCACAGGCCGCAAGCGTGGGAACGGGCCCGCGCGGCGAACCGATCTTTTTACGGTGGTCCGGCATCCACGGCATGCGGCCCTTGCGCCACCTCAAACCCGGACCCGAAATCCGGCCTTTGCGCAAGACATTGATCAAGAATAATTCGCGTTTGCTTTATCATTGACGCAGTTTCAACCCCGAAAGACGCAACCCATGTCGAAGACTGTGAAAGCCTTGCTGAGCGCTTGTGCCCTGGCCG
Above is a window of Acidovorax sp. KKS102 DNA encoding:
- a CDS encoding histone deacetylase; this encodes MHAYYADHFVLPLPEGHRFPMAKYRMLRDRIAEHLPGAVLKEALPASDEALARVHSPQYINAVDHGTLAPAAQREIGFPWSPAMAERARRSVGATLAATRAAWREGVAGNLAGGTHHSYADKGSGFCVFNDVAVAARQAQADHLNDGSGWPLQVAVIDLDVHQGNGTAHIFQGDDSVFTLSLHGARNFPFRKEPSDLDVELPDGCADDEYLHALDQALETLDHRCKPDLVFYLAGADPHVGDRLGRLAVTHDGLEARDRRVFDWAWQRRIPTVFVMAGGYGNDLEDTLQAQLTTWRVAWQYHQRWQNVRP
- a CDS encoding phasin family protein, whose protein sequence is MSLTAEQILASHKANIETLFGLTSKAFEGVEKLVELNVTASRAALSEAANHTQAVLAVKDAQELLALQAGLFQPLAEKTAAYSRHLYDIASGTGAEFGKAFEAQATDAQKAFTNLVDSAAKNAPAGSETAVAVMKSAVSAANNAFESVQKAVKQASDVAEANFNAVANTAANAAKTAAPRKR